One genomic region from Camelus bactrianus isolate YW-2024 breed Bactrian camel chromosome 3, ASM4877302v1, whole genome shotgun sequence encodes:
- the CCNJL gene encoding cyclin-J-like protein isoform X1 — translation MMDEPWWEGRVASDVHCTLREKELKLPAFRAHSPLLKSRRFFVDILTLLSSHCQLCPAARHLAVYLLDHFLDRYNITASKQLYAVAVSCLLLASKFEDREDHVPKLEQINSTRILSSQNFSLSKKELLSTELLLLEAFSWNLCLPTPAHFLDYYLLASVSQKDHHCHSWPTTCPRKTKECLKEYARYFLEVTLQDHIFYKFQPSVVAAACVGASRICLQLSPYWTRDLQRISSYSLEHLSTCIEILLVAYDNVLKDAVAVKSQALAMVPGTPPAPTQVLFQPPAYPGLSQPTATALAHFQTPVRDLCLAYQDPLLPPHSGTLLSGGTGSSLHALYPALPPLDVCPVALPASLGMQMAITSEPRHCLAATYGSSYFSGSHVFPAGCFDR, via the exons GAGCTGAAGCTGCCCGCCTTCCGAGCCCACTCCCCGCTCCTGAAGAGCCGCCGGTTCTTTGTCGACATCTTGACCCTGCTGAGCAGCCACTGCCAGCTCTGCCCCGCTGCCCGGCACCTGGCCGTCTACCTGCTGGACCACTTCCTGGATCGCTATAACATCACCGCCTCCAAGCAGCTCTATGCCGTGGCCGTCTCCTGCCTCCTGCTCGCAA GTAAGTTCGAGGACAGGGAAGACCATGTCCCCAAGCTGGAGCAGATAAACAGCACCAGGATCCTGAGCAGCCAGAACTTCTCCCTCTCCAAGAAGGAGCTGCTGAGCACGGAGCTGCTGCTGCTAGAGGCCTTCAGCTGGAACCTCTGCCTGCCCACGCCCGCCCACTTCCTGGACTACTACCTCTTGGCCTCGGTCAGCCAGAAGGACCACCACTGCCACAGCTGGCCCACCACCTGCCCCCGCAAGACCAAAGAGTGCCTCAAGGAGTACGCCCGCTACTTCCTAGAGGTCACCCTGCAAG ATCACATTTTCTACAAATTCCAGCCTTCTGTAGTCGCTGCAGCCTGTGTGGGGGCCTCTAGGATTTGCCTTCAGCTTTCTCCCTACTGGACCAGAGACCTGCAGAGGATCTCAAGCTACTCCCTGGAACATCTCAGCACGTGCATCGAAATCCTGCTGGT AGCTTATGACAACGTCCTCAAGGATGCCGTCGCGGTCAAGAGCCAGGCCTTGGCGATGGTGCCCGgcacacccccagcccccacccaagTGCTGTTCCAGCCGCCCGCCTACCCCGGCCTCAGCCAGCCGACAGCGACGGCCCTGGCCCACTTCCAGACCCCCGTGCGGGACCTGTGCTTGGCCTACCAGGACCCGCTGCTGCCCCCCCATTCGGGGACCCTGCTCTCAGGGGGCACCGGCTCGTCCCTCCACGCCCTGTACCCTGCCCTGCCGCCCCTGGACGTGTGTCCCGTGGCCCTGCCCGCGTCCCTCGGCATGCAGATGGCCATCACCTCTGAGCCCAGGCACTGCCTCGCCGCCACCTATGGGAGCAGCTACTTCAGCGGGAGCCATGTGTTCCCTGCAGGCTGTTTCGACAGATAG
- the CCNJL gene encoding cyclin-J-like protein isoform X2 gives MCALRMTIVYCFLHCSISGASSNQWRVCGGHTAQGGLEDVACHVRATLSRSGLGPPVLWHSKFEDREDHVPKLEQINSTRILSSQNFSLSKKELLSTELLLLEAFSWNLCLPTPAHFLDYYLLASVSQKDHHCHSWPTTCPRKTKECLKEYARYFLEVTLQDHIFYKFQPSVVAAACVGASRICLQLSPYWTRDLQRISSYSLEHLSTCIEILLVAYDNVLKDAVAVKSQALAMVPGTPPAPTQVLFQPPAYPGLSQPTATALAHFQTPVRDLCLAYQDPLLPPHSGTLLSGGTGSSLHALYPALPPLDVCPVALPASLGMQMAITSEPRHCLAATYGSSYFSGSHVFPAGCFDR, from the exons ATGTGTGCACTTCGTATGACCATAGTTTATTGTTTCCTCCACTGCAGCATCAGTGGTGCGTCCTCTAATCAATGGCGTGTGTGCGGTGGCCACACAGCACAGGGCGGACTGGAAGATGTGGCCTGTCACGTGAGGGCCACGCTGAGCAGATCCGGGCTCGGACCTCCAGTGTTATGGCACA GTAAGTTCGAGGACAGGGAAGACCATGTCCCCAAGCTGGAGCAGATAAACAGCACCAGGATCCTGAGCAGCCAGAACTTCTCCCTCTCCAAGAAGGAGCTGCTGAGCACGGAGCTGCTGCTGCTAGAGGCCTTCAGCTGGAACCTCTGCCTGCCCACGCCCGCCCACTTCCTGGACTACTACCTCTTGGCCTCGGTCAGCCAGAAGGACCACCACTGCCACAGCTGGCCCACCACCTGCCCCCGCAAGACCAAAGAGTGCCTCAAGGAGTACGCCCGCTACTTCCTAGAGGTCACCCTGCAAG ATCACATTTTCTACAAATTCCAGCCTTCTGTAGTCGCTGCAGCCTGTGTGGGGGCCTCTAGGATTTGCCTTCAGCTTTCTCCCTACTGGACCAGAGACCTGCAGAGGATCTCAAGCTACTCCCTGGAACATCTCAGCACGTGCATCGAAATCCTGCTGGT AGCTTATGACAACGTCCTCAAGGATGCCGTCGCGGTCAAGAGCCAGGCCTTGGCGATGGTGCCCGgcacacccccagcccccacccaagTGCTGTTCCAGCCGCCCGCCTACCCCGGCCTCAGCCAGCCGACAGCGACGGCCCTGGCCCACTTCCAGACCCCCGTGCGGGACCTGTGCTTGGCCTACCAGGACCCGCTGCTGCCCCCCCATTCGGGGACCCTGCTCTCAGGGGGCACCGGCTCGTCCCTCCACGCCCTGTACCCTGCCCTGCCGCCCCTGGACGTGTGTCCCGTGGCCCTGCCCGCGTCCCTCGGCATGCAGATGGCCATCACCTCTGAGCCCAGGCACTGCCTCGCCGCCACCTATGGGAGCAGCTACTTCAGCGGGAGCCATGTGTTCCCTGCAGGCTGTTTCGACAGATAG